The following proteins come from a genomic window of Companilactobacillus pabuli:
- a CDS encoding gluconeogenesis factor YvcK family protein gives MATNRIVRVVKGRRPRVVVIGGGTGLPVVLNSLRKMDANITAIVTVADDGGSSGIIRDYINVVPPGDIRNVLASLSDLPKVDLDVFQYRFKTNDDFFSGHAIGNLIIAALTEMSPNIFDAVQELSKMMQVDGHVYPASNTKLTLNAEFTDGTTLSGEHEITHSGKHVKRVWVTDSDNPDQEPKSVLPVIASIMQADVVVLGPGSLFTSILPNLMIKKIGEAVKQTSAEIVYICNIMTQIGETEGFTDADHVKVLNRHLGGNFIDTVLVNTRKIPDGYMDHKKYDEYVNQVETDFDGLRKMGCKVIQDDFLSLHDKGAFHDGEKVAREIINLSLQSGNRKNEVRR, from the coding sequence ATGGCAACAAATAGGATAGTTCGGGTTGTTAAGGGACGCCGTCCAAGAGTTGTAGTTATAGGTGGGGGTACTGGTTTACCAGTTGTTTTAAACAGTTTAAGAAAGATGGATGCTAATATTACTGCGATTGTTACCGTAGCCGATGATGGGGGATCATCTGGTATCATTCGTGACTATATTAACGTTGTCCCTCCTGGGGATATTAGAAACGTTTTAGCATCTTTGTCTGATTTGCCTAAAGTGGATTTAGACGTTTTCCAATATCGTTTCAAGACCAATGATGATTTCTTCTCTGGTCATGCGATTGGAAATCTGATAATTGCTGCTTTAACAGAAATGTCGCCTAATATTTTTGACGCCGTGCAAGAACTATCTAAAATGATGCAAGTTGATGGTCACGTTTATCCGGCCAGCAACACGAAATTAACGCTGAATGCAGAATTTACTGATGGAACGACTTTGTCAGGAGAGCATGAGATAACGCATTCTGGTAAGCATGTAAAACGAGTTTGGGTCACTGATTCAGATAATCCTGATCAAGAACCTAAATCAGTGCTTCCAGTTATTGCTTCTATTATGCAAGCCGATGTAGTCGTCTTAGGGCCTGGTAGTTTATTTACTAGTATTTTGCCTAATTTAATGATTAAAAAAATTGGTGAAGCTGTTAAACAAACTTCAGCCGAAATTGTATATATTTGTAACATTATGACCCAAATCGGTGAAACAGAAGGCTTTACTGATGCGGATCACGTAAAAGTATTGAATCGTCATTTAGGTGGGAATTTTATCGATACAGTTTTAGTCAATACGCGTAAAATTCCTGACGGTTATATGGATCATAAAAAGTATGATGAATACGTCAACCAAGTGGAAACTGACTTTGATGGCTTGAGAAAAATGGGCTGCAAAGTTATTCAAGATGATTTCTTATCGTTGCATGATAAGGGAGCTTTCCACGATGGAGAAAAGGTTGCTAGAGAAATTATCAATCTCTCGTTGCAATCAGGAAATAGGAAAAATGAGGTGAGACGTTAG
- a CDS encoding DHA2 family efflux MFS transporter permease subunit — translation MNKGEIQNSLARKLFIITLLSGTFTMSISQSSLSTAYPTLMKFFGVTAPTIQWLTTGFMLIMCIMMPISPWLLNNFSFKKIFLSVVGIFALGTLIIITAQNFPMAMLGRALEAIGVGVLFPSFQSVLLTITPENKRGSTMGYAGLVMGSALASGPIISGIVLNFLKWQGLFVIFLLIMIVIFISGLFCIKDVMPRHKASLDLISTIYLLGLIGLLYVVNQAGATKSFSTNLIILLVISIILTGLFIHRQLTKKEPLLDLKVMKNFNFDLAVLLTGFSYISLIVVTIIYPLYYQNVLHVSVLKSGLALVPPAIVLSILNPLTGKLADKIDFKATLISGMSMIVVGWFLLFVLHFKLSMFPMILIAILIEGGNAFVMMPATTLGGNSLPEDLIPHGTAIITTVRQLLGSLGVSLATLILVITNENHHLPANNGLIGYQRVFAFFFAMAILGFIFALLIKNKKTDK, via the coding sequence ATGAATAAGGGTGAAATTCAAAATAGCCTAGCTCGGAAGTTATTCATCATAACTTTGCTATCAGGAACTTTCACAATGTCGATCAGTCAGTCATCACTTTCAACTGCTTATCCAACATTGATGAAATTCTTCGGTGTCACGGCACCAACGATTCAATGGTTAACAACTGGTTTTATGTTGATCATGTGTATCATGATGCCTATCAGTCCTTGGCTATTAAATAATTTTTCATTTAAGAAAATCTTTTTAAGCGTGGTCGGAATTTTTGCGCTAGGTACATTGATCATTATTACAGCTCAAAACTTTCCGATGGCTATGCTTGGTAGAGCTTTAGAAGCTATTGGTGTTGGAGTCTTGTTTCCATCGTTTCAATCAGTTTTATTGACCATCACACCTGAAAACAAACGTGGTTCAACTATGGGGTACGCAGGTTTGGTCATGGGATCTGCTTTAGCCAGTGGTCCAATTATTTCCGGTATTGTTTTAAACTTTTTGAAATGGCAAGGATTATTCGTCATCTTCTTGCTGATTATGATTGTTATCTTTATTAGCGGACTATTTTGTATTAAAGACGTTATGCCTCGTCATAAGGCTAGTTTGGATTTAATTTCAACTATTTATTTGCTTGGTTTGATTGGCTTGCTATATGTTGTCAACCAAGCTGGAGCTACGAAGAGTTTTAGTACTAATTTAATAATTCTTCTAGTAATCAGTATTATTTTGACTGGTCTCTTCATTCACCGTCAATTGACTAAAAAAGAACCACTACTCGATTTGAAAGTTATGAAAAACTTCAATTTTGATTTGGCTGTTCTTTTAACTGGTTTTTCATATATTTCATTGATTGTTGTCACAATTATTTATCCACTTTATTATCAAAACGTTTTGCACGTTTCAGTTTTGAAATCAGGTTTAGCACTAGTTCCACCAGCTATCGTCTTGAGTATTTTGAATCCATTGACTGGTAAATTAGCTGATAAAATTGATTTCAAAGCTACTTTAATTAGTGGTATGTCAATGATTGTCGTTGGTTGGTTCTTGTTGTTCGTACTTCACTTCAAGTTAAGTATGTTCCCAATGATTTTGATTGCCATTTTAATTGAAGGTGGAAATGCCTTCGTTATGATGCCTGCAACCACACTTGGTGGTAATTCCTTACCGGAAGATTTGATTCCCCATGGAACAGCTATCATTACAACAGTACGTCAATTATTAGGATCTCTTGGTGTTAGTTTAGCTACTTTGATCTTAGTAATCACTAATGAAAACCACCACTTACCTGCTAACAACGGTTTAATTGGTTATCAAAGAGTCTTCGCTTTCTTCTTCGCAATGGCAATTCTTGGATTTATCTTTGCCCTTTTGATCAAGAACAAGAAGACTGATAAATAA
- the clpP gene encoding ATP-dependent Clp endopeptidase proteolytic subunit ClpP — protein MLVPTVIEQSSRGERAYDIYSRLLKDRIIMLSGEVNSQMANTVIAELLFLDAQDSDKDISMYINSPGGSVTDGLAIMDTMNFVKSDVQTIATGLAASMGSVLLSSGTKGKRFALPNSTVLIHQPLGGAQGQQTEIEIAAQEILKTRKRLNHILADNSGQTFEKLQKDTDRDNYMTAQEAKDYGLIDEIMTNKADK, from the coding sequence ATGTTAGTTCCTACAGTTATTGAACAAAGTTCACGTGGCGAACGTGCCTATGATATTTACTCAAGATTATTAAAAGACAGAATCATCATGTTATCTGGTGAAGTTAACAGTCAAATGGCAAACACTGTCATTGCTGAACTACTTTTCCTTGATGCTCAAGATTCAGACAAGGATATTTCCATGTACATCAACTCACCTGGTGGTTCAGTTACCGACGGATTAGCTATCATGGATACTATGAATTTCGTTAAATCTGATGTTCAAACAATCGCAACTGGTTTAGCTGCCTCAATGGGTAGTGTCTTGTTGTCATCAGGTACAAAAGGCAAACGTTTTGCCCTACCAAATTCAACTGTCCTCATTCACCAACCATTAGGTGGTGCTCAAGGTCAACAAACAGAGATTGAAATTGCTGCCCAAGAAATCTTGAAGACAAGAAAGAGATTAAATCACATTTTGGCTGACAACTCAGGTCAAACATTTGAAAAACTTCAAAAGGATACTGATCGTGATAACTACATGACAGCCCAAGAAGCTAAAGACTATGGTTTGATTGATGAAATCATGACAAACAAAGCTGACAAATAA
- the uvrA gene encoding excinuclease ABC subunit UvrA has product MLNDKIVIHGARAHNLKNVDVTIPRDKLVVVTGLSGSGKSSLAFDTLYAEGQRRYVESLSSYARQFLGQMDKPDVDSIDGLSPAISIDQKTTSKNPRSTVGTVTEINDYLRLLWARVGTPICPNDGTKITSQSAQQMVDAILKLGDKTKLQILSPVVRAKRGQHKKALNQIKKQGYVRVRVDGETRDIAEDIELDKNKKHSIDVVVDRIVINDHIKSRLFDSVEAALRLSDGYMNVDVIGSDMMVFSEKNACPLCGFTVGELEPRLFSFNAPFGACDNCDGLGVKLEVDLDLVIPDQSKTLNDGAIVPWNPISSQYYPEMLAQACKEFKIDMDTPFEDLPQKDQNTILYGSDGKNFHFHYENDFGGVRDVDVPFEGVIPNINRRYHETNSDFTREVMRKYMTELTCPVCHGKRLNRQALAVKIEGKDIAEASDMSIKDELPFFKSVKFGEQNTVIAKPILKEVKDRLSFLINVGLEYLTLSRSAGTLSGGEAQRIRLATQIGSNLSGVMYILDEPSIGLHQRDNDRLISSLKKMRDLGNTLIVVEHDEDTMRAADYLIDVGPGAGENGGQIVAAGTPEEVEKNPKSLTGQYLAGKKFIPVPLKRRAGNGEFVEVFGAAENNLKSLNVKFPLGKFTVVTGVSGSGKSTLVNMILKRALAQKMNHNSEKPGKYKKITGYENLDKIIAIDQSPIGRTPRSNPATYTGVFDDIRGLFAQTNEAKLRGYKKGRFSFNIKGGRCENCRGDGIIKIEMNFLPDVYVPCEVCHGTRYNSETLEVTYKGKNIAQILDMKVSEALDFFSNIPKIKRKLQTIEDVGLGYVSLGQSATQLSGGEAQRMKLASELYKKSNGKNFYILDEPTTGLHTDDIKRLLGVLQRLVDEGNTVLVIEHNLDVVKSADWLIDLGPDGGEGGGKIVAAGTPEDITKVKDSYTGQYLKPILERDTKRTKDAQ; this is encoded by the coding sequence ATGTTAAATGATAAAATTGTAATTCATGGTGCACGTGCACACAATTTGAAAAATGTTGACGTGACGATTCCTCGTGATAAATTAGTCGTTGTGACTGGTTTATCAGGTTCAGGAAAGAGTTCTTTAGCTTTTGACACTTTGTATGCTGAAGGTCAAAGACGTTACGTTGAAAGTCTTTCATCGTATGCTCGACAATTTTTAGGTCAAATGGATAAACCGGATGTTGATTCAATTGATGGATTGAGTCCAGCTATTTCAATTGACCAAAAAACTACTTCCAAAAACCCTCGTTCAACTGTTGGTACCGTTACAGAAATTAACGATTACCTTCGTTTGTTGTGGGCTCGTGTAGGAACACCAATTTGTCCTAATGATGGGACCAAAATTACTAGTCAATCAGCCCAACAGATGGTTGATGCTATTTTAAAATTAGGTGATAAAACTAAACTTCAGATTTTGTCACCAGTTGTGCGTGCAAAGCGTGGACAACACAAAAAGGCCTTGAATCAAATTAAGAAACAAGGTTACGTTAGAGTTCGAGTTGATGGCGAAACTCGCGATATCGCAGAAGATATCGAATTGGATAAGAACAAGAAGCATAGTATCGATGTTGTTGTTGATCGTATCGTAATCAACGACCACATTAAATCACGTTTGTTCGATTCAGTTGAAGCAGCTTTGAGACTTTCTGATGGTTACATGAACGTTGATGTAATTGGTTCTGACATGATGGTGTTCTCTGAGAAGAATGCTTGTCCATTGTGTGGATTTACTGTTGGTGAGCTAGAACCTCGTTTATTCTCTTTCAATGCACCTTTTGGCGCCTGTGATAATTGTGATGGACTAGGAGTTAAATTAGAGGTCGATTTGGACTTAGTTATTCCTGATCAAAGCAAGACTTTGAATGATGGAGCTATTGTTCCTTGGAATCCAATTAGTTCACAATATTATCCAGAAATGTTAGCTCAAGCATGTAAAGAATTCAAAATTGATATGGATACACCTTTTGAAGACTTGCCACAAAAGGATCAAAATACCATTTTGTACGGTTCCGATGGCAAGAACTTCCACTTCCATTATGAGAATGATTTTGGTGGCGTTCGTGATGTCGATGTGCCATTTGAGGGCGTTATTCCTAATATCAATCGTCGTTATCATGAAACTAACAGTGACTTTACTCGTGAAGTTATGCGTAAGTATATGACTGAATTAACTTGTCCTGTTTGTCATGGTAAGAGATTGAATCGTCAAGCATTGGCGGTCAAAATTGAAGGTAAAGATATCGCTGAAGCTTCAGATATGTCAATCAAAGATGAACTTCCATTTTTCAAATCAGTGAAATTTGGTGAACAAAATACTGTTATTGCTAAACCAATTTTGAAGGAAGTTAAAGATCGTCTTAGTTTCTTAATTAATGTTGGTTTGGAGTACTTAACACTTTCTCGTTCAGCTGGAACATTATCCGGTGGTGAAGCACAAAGAATTCGTTTGGCAACACAAATTGGTTCTAATTTATCCGGCGTTATGTATATTTTGGATGAACCTTCAATTGGTTTGCATCAACGTGATAACGACCGTTTGATCAGTTCATTGAAGAAAATGCGTGACCTTGGCAACACTTTGATAGTCGTGGAACACGATGAAGATACCATGCGGGCAGCAGATTACTTGATTGACGTCGGTCCAGGTGCTGGTGAAAATGGTGGTCAAATCGTAGCTGCTGGTACACCAGAAGAAGTTGAGAAAAATCCTAAATCTCTAACAGGTCAATATTTGGCTGGTAAGAAGTTTATACCGGTACCTTTGAAACGTCGTGCTGGTAATGGTGAATTCGTTGAAGTATTCGGTGCTGCTGAGAATAATTTGAAAAGCTTAAACGTTAAATTCCCACTAGGCAAATTTACCGTTGTGACTGGGGTTTCTGGTTCCGGTAAATCTACTTTAGTTAATATGATTTTGAAACGTGCTTTGGCACAAAAGATGAATCATAATTCTGAAAAACCTGGTAAATATAAGAAAATCACTGGTTATGAGAATTTAGATAAGATAATTGCGATTGATCAAAGTCCAATTGGTCGAACACCAAGAAGTAATCCAGCTACTTATACGGGTGTATTTGATGATATCCGTGGTTTGTTTGCTCAAACTAATGAAGCTAAGTTACGTGGATACAAAAAGGGCAGATTCTCTTTCAATATTAAAGGTGGTCGCTGCGAGAATTGCCGTGGTGACGGAATTATCAAGATTGAAATGAATTTCTTGCCTGATGTTTATGTACCTTGTGAAGTTTGTCATGGTACTCGTTACAATTCAGAAACTCTAGAAGTTACTTATAAGGGGAAGAACATCGCCCAAATTTTGGATATGAAAGTATCAGAAGCTTTGGACTTCTTTAGTAATATCCCTAAGATCAAACGTAAGCTCCAAACAATTGAAGATGTTGGTTTAGGCTATGTTTCATTAGGTCAATCAGCCACTCAATTGTCTGGTGGTGAAGCTCAAAGAATGAAGTTGGCTTCAGAGCTTTACAAGAAATCTAACGGTAAGAATTTCTATATCTTAGATGAGCCAACAACTGGTTTGCATACTGACGATATCAAGCGTTTGTTAGGCGTTTTACAACGTTTAGTAGATGAAGGTAACACTGTTTTGGTTATCGAACATAATTTGGATGTTGTTAAGTCAGCTGACTGGTTGATTGATCTTGGCCCTGATGGTGGTGAAGGTGGCGGAAAAATCGTTGCTGCTGGAACGCCGGAGGATATTACTAAGGTCAAAGATAGTTATACTGGCCAATATTTGAAACCAATTTTGGAACGTGATACTAAACGTACTAAAGATGCACAATAA
- a CDS encoding acyltransferase family protein, translated as MKIKKDTTSPADIGDYMKVFACTAVMMQTVLSLVLATSPTYNYQTPIGIIYNLVKFTAPAFIFGILYTTTRTTNQNTLANYGGYMKKQWSALFVPTIWWTLAYLLIMPNVQQINQYHNVGSFLWHFINGNAAPHLWYNTMMLQFIILMPFFWMLARFVKNNSKRGIWTLVITVVFFAAWIGFYDLEVFHGPHEQSWYLLDRIFISFVIYGIFGVLSWMFRDKLEKFLKKSFPILVILFVVVFYWTNKELFNFGYPVSLANAPYYKPSMTLYALLVIGLVATLAIRHINTNSKALPVFHFLATYAYRAYLSNVFWLQIIWRLGGKNLVDVNPILAIIVCYLLTWILSFASAYTFHIIWSKIKDSLPRKRVQESTE; from the coding sequence ATGAAAATAAAAAAAGACACTACAAGCCCGGCTGACATTGGTGATTACATGAAGGTCTTTGCTTGTACTGCCGTTATGATGCAGACCGTATTGAGTCTAGTTCTTGCAACTAGTCCGACTTATAACTATCAAACACCAATTGGTATTATTTATAACTTAGTTAAGTTCACTGCTCCAGCCTTTATTTTTGGTATCTTGTATACCACGACTAGAACGACTAACCAAAATACCTTGGCTAATTATGGTGGCTATATGAAAAAACAATGGTCTGCTCTTTTTGTACCCACGATTTGGTGGACTCTAGCTTACTTACTGATCATGCCAAATGTTCAACAAATCAACCAATATCACAACGTTGGCTCATTTCTTTGGCATTTTATCAATGGTAATGCCGCACCACATTTGTGGTATAACACGATGATGTTACAATTCATTATTTTAATGCCATTCTTCTGGATGCTAGCCCGCTTTGTCAAAAACAACTCTAAACGTGGAATTTGGACTTTAGTTATCACAGTTGTCTTTTTTGCAGCTTGGATTGGTTTCTATGATTTAGAAGTCTTCCATGGACCTCATGAACAAAGTTGGTATTTACTCGATCGAATTTTTATTAGTTTTGTTATTTACGGAATCTTTGGAGTTCTATCGTGGATGTTTAGAGACAAACTAGAAAAGTTTTTAAAGAAGTCTTTTCCTATTTTAGTAATTCTCTTCGTAGTTGTCTTTTACTGGACTAATAAAGAGCTCTTTAATTTCGGTTATCCTGTCAGTTTAGCTAATGCACCTTATTACAAACCTTCGATGACCTTATACGCCTTATTAGTTATCGGATTGGTCGCAACTTTGGCTATCAGACATATCAATACTAATTCCAAAGCTCTACCAGTATTCCATTTTCTAGCAACTTATGCTTACCGTGCTTACTTGTCTAACGTCTTCTGGCTACAAATCATTTGGCGTTTAGGTGGTAAAAATTTAGTAGATGTTAATCCTATCTTAGCCATTATTGTTTGCTATTTATTAACCTGGATACTATCATTTGCTTCTGCATATACATTTCATATCATTTGGTCAAAAATCAAAGATTCTTTACCAAGAAAACGTGTTCAAGAGTCAACTGAATAA
- the whiA gene encoding DNA-binding protein WhiA codes for MVSYASEVKQELTKLVVHPEHARVELSALLRMNGSLSLQNHHFVLTAQTENAAIARRIFSLVKQKYGIESELLVRKKMKLKKNNQYLVRINQDTNKILTDLDILDESGLSINTNVPLEVINEDQRMRSYLRGAFLATGSVNNPETSRYHLEIYSLYEMHNEGIVQMMNYFHLNARTTKRRNGYIVYLKEAEKIADFLQLIGATNSMLKFEDIRIVRDMRNSVNRLVNCENANINKTVAAAERQVENIKHLQATVGLDNLPDKLREIAVLRLENPEVSLKELGDMVPSGPISKSGINHRLRKLNQLAETDKV; via the coding sequence GTGGTTTCATACGCTAGTGAAGTTAAACAAGAGCTCACAAAATTAGTCGTTCATCCCGAACACGCTCGAGTAGAGTTGTCGGCGTTGTTGAGAATGAACGGTTCTTTGAGTTTGCAAAACCATCATTTCGTCTTAACCGCACAAACTGAAAACGCCGCAATTGCCAGAAGAATTTTTTCATTGGTCAAGCAAAAGTATGGCATTGAATCAGAATTGTTAGTGCGTAAAAAGATGAAGTTAAAGAAAAATAATCAGTATTTAGTACGGATCAACCAAGATACTAATAAAATTTTGACAGATTTGGATATCTTAGATGAATCTGGTTTGTCTATCAATACTAATGTACCGTTGGAAGTTATCAATGAAGATCAACGAATGCGTTCATATTTGCGTGGAGCTTTCTTAGCAACTGGAAGTGTCAATAATCCGGAAACTTCTAGATACCATTTGGAGATTTATTCATTGTATGAAATGCACAACGAAGGTATTGTGCAAATGATGAATTATTTTCATCTGAATGCTAGAACTACCAAACGTCGTAACGGCTATATCGTTTATTTGAAGGAAGCAGAAAAAATTGCGGATTTCTTACAATTGATTGGTGCTACGAATTCAATGTTGAAATTTGAAGATATTCGAATCGTGCGTGATATGAGAAATTCAGTCAACCGGTTAGTTAATTGCGAAAATGCCAATATCAACAAGACCGTAGCAGCAGCTGAACGTCAAGTTGAAAATATCAAGCATTTGCAAGCGACAGTTGGTTTAGACAATTTACCTGATAAATTACGTGAAATTGCGGTCTTGAGACTAGAGAATCCAGAAGTTTCACTAAAAGAATTGGGCGATATGGTACCAAGTGGTCCAATTTCAAAATCTGGAATCAATCATCGTTTACGTAAGTTGAATCAATTAGCAGAAACAGATAAGGTTTAA
- a CDS encoding LysR family transcriptional regulator, producing the protein MNINQLKYFVVVANQESITKASNILYVSQPAVSKMIKQLEDELETKLFDRTGRTLKLNRSGKLFYSYVNDSLEELDRGINAVKGGPDKVEHPISLLMEVASPFIPAIVSTFKQKFPNVRLNIAQHNVRETDFKQFDFIITTKPLEGLTNVPVLKEEILVGWNINYGYSKQFVKPKDLRGEKIIGLSKNNPLRLTIDNYFNKRDITLDYMYEADDPATVRGLIEAGIGLSFIPSVTWQTIEPRVQLARLSPDPLQRTIYLSSPYGVLNGIKREISNELIMIFLDFQNFELKI; encoded by the coding sequence TTGAATATCAATCAGCTGAAATACTTCGTCGTCGTTGCTAACCAAGAAAGCATTACCAAGGCTTCCAACATCTTGTACGTTTCTCAGCCAGCTGTCAGTAAGATGATCAAGCAATTAGAGGATGAACTAGAAACTAAATTATTCGATCGAACTGGTCGGACTCTTAAACTCAATCGTTCTGGAAAGCTATTTTATAGTTATGTTAACGATAGCTTGGAAGAACTTGATCGTGGCATCAACGCCGTTAAAGGTGGTCCCGATAAAGTCGAACATCCCATTTCTCTATTAATGGAAGTAGCTTCACCATTTATTCCGGCCATCGTTTCAACTTTTAAACAAAAATTCCCTAACGTTAGATTGAATATTGCTCAACATAACGTTAGGGAAACAGATTTCAAACAGTTTGACTTTATCATTACTACTAAACCATTAGAGGGTTTAACCAACGTACCGGTTCTAAAAGAGGAAATACTCGTTGGCTGGAACATTAATTATGGATATAGTAAACAGTTCGTTAAACCAAAAGATTTAAGAGGTGAAAAAATAATCGGCTTGTCCAAGAATAATCCTTTACGCTTAACAATTGATAACTACTTCAATAAGCGTGATATTACTTTGGATTACATGTACGAAGCTGACGACCCAGCAACCGTTCGGGGTTTGATTGAAGCAGGAATTGGTTTGAGTTTCATCCCTTCAGTTACTTGGCAAACGATTGAGCCACGGGTTCAACTCGCAAGACTTTCTCCTGACCCATTGCAACGGACTATTTATCTCAGTTCTCCTTATGGAGTTCTCAATGGTATCAAGCGCGAAATCAGTAATGAATTAATCATGATTTTCTTAGATTTTCAAAATTTTGAATTAAAAATATAG
- a CDS encoding DNA-3-methyladenine glycosylase family protein has protein sequence MTILKHLDQNSPAVQYLIQKDKHLAKVIQMVGPINYQLQTDAYAFLVSQIIEQMLSKKVAKVLTARLTNECAGKICPTTIQYLSDEQLLSIGISHSKVHYIQNLTEAILTNKINFSDYLQMSDTQVIDSLTTVKGIGIWSAKMFLIFSLNRPDILPFEDVAFLQSYSWVYKTHNFKKTAVEKKCYKWHPYASIASRYMYQAKNLGLTKNTFHLYKK, from the coding sequence ATGACTATCTTAAAACATTTAGATCAAAATTCTCCTGCAGTTCAATATTTGATTCAAAAAGATAAACACCTCGCTAAAGTCATTCAAATGGTGGGTCCAATAAATTACCAATTACAAACTGATGCCTACGCCTTTTTAGTCAGCCAAATCATTGAACAAATGCTTTCAAAAAAAGTCGCCAAAGTTTTGACTGCTCGTTTAACAAATGAATGTGCTGGAAAGATTTGCCCAACCACCATTCAATACTTGTCTGATGAACAACTATTAAGTATTGGTATCTCACACTCTAAAGTTCACTACATTCAAAATTTAACGGAAGCAATTTTAACAAATAAAATAAACTTCTCAGATTATTTGCAAATGTCAGATACACAAGTTATCGACAGCTTAACCACAGTCAAGGGTATCGGTATTTGGTCAGCAAAGATGTTCCTGATTTTTTCATTAAATCGACCAGATATTTTACCTTTTGAGGATGTCGCTTTTTTACAAAGTTACAGTTGGGTTTATAAAACTCATAATTTCAAAAAAACAGCTGTCGAGAAAAAATGTTACAAGTGGCATCCCTATGCATCTATCGCTAGTAGGTATATGTATCAAGCAAAAAATCTAGGCTTAACTAAAAATACTTTTCATTTATACAAAAAATAG
- the rapZ gene encoding RNase adapter RapZ translates to MAEDMLSLVIVTGMSGAGKTVAMQSFEDLGYFCIDNMPPNLLPKFWELVHESGKIKKVALVVDIRSRSFYDEIFSMLSKMDEDEQEKHQKVDMKILFLNASNEELVSRYKETRRSHPLAMEGRLLDGIEKERELLSEIKSRASVEIDTTDLTPRQLREEIFDNFQESSVVPTFHIEVMSFGFKYGLPIDADIVMDVRFLRNPFYIKELKTQTGMDKPVYDYVMDDAETKNFYDKFYGLLKDIVPGYEKEGKTSLTIAIGCTGGQHRSVAIAQRLGTDLKKLDYYVDITHRDMEKSQKKVIEHGNK, encoded by the coding sequence ATGGCAGAAGATATGCTTAGTTTGGTTATCGTAACTGGAATGAGTGGTGCGGGAAAAACCGTTGCGATGCAATCCTTTGAAGATTTAGGATATTTTTGTATCGATAATATGCCACCTAACTTACTTCCAAAATTTTGGGAGCTAGTTCATGAATCCGGTAAGATAAAAAAAGTAGCGTTAGTTGTAGATATTAGATCACGTTCATTTTATGATGAAATTTTCTCAATGCTTTCAAAAATGGACGAAGACGAACAAGAGAAACATCAAAAGGTTGATATGAAGATTCTCTTCTTAAATGCATCTAATGAAGAATTGGTTTCTCGCTATAAGGAAACTCGCCGTAGTCATCCATTGGCTATGGAAGGTCGTTTATTAGATGGAATCGAAAAGGAACGTGAGTTACTTTCAGAAATCAAGAGTCGGGCATCAGTTGAGATTGATACAACTGACCTTACCCCTAGACAATTACGAGAAGAAATTTTTGATAACTTCCAAGAAAGTTCTGTCGTGCCAACATTTCACATCGAAGTGATGTCATTTGGCTTTAAATATGGTTTGCCAATTGATGCTGACATTGTGATGGATGTTAGATTTTTAAGAAATCCATTCTATATTAAAGAATTAAAGACTCAAACCGGGATGGATAAACCAGTTTATGATTATGTTATGGATGATGCAGAAACAAAGAATTTCTATGACAAATTCTATGGTTTACTAAAAGATATCGTTCCTGGCTATGAAAAAGAAGGTAAGACCAGTTTGACGATTGCAATTGGCTGTACTGGTGGTCAACATCGTTCAGTCGCTATTGCTCAACGTTTAGGTACTGATCTAAAGAAATTAGATTACTACGTAGACATTACTCATCGTGACATGGAAAAATCTCAAAAGAAGGTAATTGAACATGGCAACAAATAG